The following coding sequences lie in one Cannabis sativa cultivar Pink pepper isolate KNU-18-1 chromosome 5, ASM2916894v1, whole genome shotgun sequence genomic window:
- the LOC115704627 gene encoding G-type lectin S-receptor-like serine/threonine-protein kinase At1g61430, protein MSLQTHYNLGLSYRTVAYTISLLREIRKRTNYIWNFFLPLIPRGREQLNWDARMNIILEIARGLLYLHRDSSLRVIHRDLKASNILLDEKMNPKISDFGLARIFQETVDMANTQRVVGTLGYMSPEYAMSGVFSEKSDVFSFGVLIIEIVSGKKNSNFHYYEQNLSLVAYAWKLWSEGKGVEFVDEAMGGSYVALEAIRCIHVGLLCVQDHTTDRPSMADVIFMLSNETNRPQPIRPIFTYHNSPRSQKATTSSVNDATVSMIEGP, encoded by the exons ATGTCTCTGCAAACTCATTATAACTTGGGCCTTTCTTATAGGACAG tcgCATATACAATTAGTTTGTTGAGAGAGATCAGGAAAAGAACGAATTAtatatggaatttttttttaccattaaTTCCAAGAGGTAGAGAACAGCTGAATTGGGATGCACGGATGAACATTATACTTGAAATCGCCAGAGGTCTTTTATATCTCCATCGTGACTCATCTTTAAGAGTAATACATAGAGATTTAAAGGCCAGCAACATTCTTTTGGATGAGAAGATGAATCCAAAAATATCAGATTTCGGTTTGGCTCGTATTTTCCAGGAAACAGTAGATATGGCAAACACTCAAAGAGTTGTTGGAACTTT AGGCTACATGTCTCCTGAATATGCCATGAGTGGAGTCTTCTCAGAAAAATCAGATGTTTTTAGCTTTGGTGTCTTGATCATAGAGATAGTGAGCGGCAAGAAGAACTCTAACTTCCATTATTATGAGCAGAACCTCAGCCTTGTTGCTTAT GCATGGAAATTATGGAGTGAGGGTAAAGGAGTGGAGTTTGTAGATGAAGCAATGGGTGGCTCATATGTTGCATTAGAAGCAATAAGATGCATACATGTTGGGCTGTTATGCGTACAAGATCACACCACAGATAGACCAAGCATGGCAGATGTAATTTTCATGCTCAGCAATGAAACAAATCGTCCTCAACCCATTCGACCAATATTTACTTATCATAACTCTCCCAGATCACAAAAGGCTACTACAAGCTCTGTCAATGATGCCACGGTCTCAATGATAGAAGGGCCTTAA
- the LOC133038094 gene encoding uncharacterized protein LOC133038094 translates to MNQQEDFELAPIDPEIERTFRRRRRVQKAKGRDIMAENFDNDGVAPQIVNPIILADDRARAIREYAAPMFNELNPGIVRPEIQAPQFELKPVMFQMLQTVGQFSGMPTEDPHLHLRSFLEVSDSFKIQGVSEEVLRLKLFPFSLRDRARSWLNTLPPDSVTNWNDLAEKFLRKYFPPTRNAKFRTSRMVLDASANGAILSKSYNEAFEILETINHPNLSWGGQGASSSTAPAQGRQAYPPGFSQQPRHSQHAQNAQPSSLESLMRDYMAKNDAVIQSQAASLRNLELQLGHLANELKARPQGSLPSDTENPRRDGKEQCKSIHLRSGKHLKNSEEEIKGSGEPTSIQNDEKLSKKTAQEIADTRPVDTASGQQSDSQQSAPVCTKPPLPFPQRFRKQQQDGQFKKFLDVLKQLHINIPLVEALEQIPNYVKFLKDILTKKRRLGEFETVALTEGCSAMLKNKIPPKLKDPGSFTIPISIGGRDVGRALCDLGASINLMPMSIFKKLGIGEARPTTVTLQLADRSMAHPDGKIEDVLVQVDKFIFPADFIILDYEEDREVPIILGRPFLATGRTLIDVEKGELTMRAQDEQATFKFSIPYVARMQ, encoded by the exons ATGAACCAACAAGAGGACTTTGAGCTTGCTCCTATTGATCCCGAGATTGAACGCACattccgaagaagaagaagggttcaAAAGGCTAAGGGCCGAGACATCATGGCTGAGAATTTTGATAATGATGGGGTTGCTCCACAAATTGTTAATCCCATCATATTGGCAGATGATCGAGCAAGGGCTATAAGGGAGTATGCAGCCCCCATGTTTAATGAGCTCAATCCAGGCATTGTGAGGCCTGAAATACAAGCACCGCAGTTTGAGCTCAAGCCAGtgatgtttcaaatgctccaaaccgTGGGTCAATTCAGCGGGATGCCAACTGAGGATCCTCACCTTCATCTCCGTTCATTtttggaggtgagtgattctttcaagaTCCAAGGAGTGAGTGAAGAGGTGTTAAGGCTGAAgctattcccattctcactaCGAGACCGAGCTAGATCATGGCTCAACACTTTGCCGCCTGATTCTGTGACCAATTGGAATGACCTTGCTGAGAAGTTTCTGAGGAAATACTTTCCTCCTactagaaatgcaaaattcagaa CTTCTCGAATGGTGTTAGATGCATCGGCCAATGGTGCTATTTTGTCGAAGTCTTACAATGAAgcatttgagattttggagaccatt AATCATCCTAATTTGTCTTGGGGAGGTCAAGGAGCAAGCTCAAGTACCGCACCAGCCCAAGGAAGACAAGCATATCCACCGGGTTTTTCACAACAACCCCGACATTCACAACATGCTCAAAATGCCCAACCAAGTTCTTTGGAGAGTTTAATGCGGGATTATATGgccaaaaatgatgcggtgataCAAAGTCAAGCTGCCTCTCTTCGAAACTTAGAGTTGCAACTTGGACATTTGGCCAATGAATTAAAAGCTAGGCCGCAAGGTTCTTTGCCTAGTGACACGGAGAATCCAAGGAGGGATGGGAAGGAGCAATGCAAATCCATTCACTTGAGGAGTGGCAAGCATCTGAAAAATTCCGAGGAGGAAATAAAGGGTAGTGGGGAGCCCACTTCAATCCAAAACGacgaaaaattgagtaaaaaaacTGCCCAGGAAATTGCTGATACCAGACCAGTTGATACAGCATCGGGTCAGCAATCTGACAGTCAGCAATCCGCACCAGTATGTACTAAACCACCCCTTCcatttcctcaaagatttcGGAAACAGCAGCAAGATGGGCAATTCAAGAAGTTTTTAGATGTGTTGAAACAGCTCCATATCAATATTCCCTTGGTAGAAGCGCTAGAGCAAATTCCAAATTATGTCaagttcttaaaagatattttgacaaagaaaaggaGGCTTGGCGAGTTTGAAACAGTCGCTTTGACCGAGGGCTGTAGCGCTATGTTGAAGAATAAAATTCCACCTAAATTGAAAGATCCGGGCAGCTTTACAATTCCAATTTCTATTGGGGGACGGGATGTTGGAAGAGCTCTTTGTGATTTGGGAGCTAGTATTAATCTCATGCCCATGTCTATTTTCAAGAAGTtgggaattggagaagcaaggccAACCACCGTCACTTTGCAACTAGCGGATCGTTCCATGGCTCATCCGGATGGAAAAATTGAAGATGTTTTGGTACAAGTAGATAAGTTCATCTTTCCGGCGGACTTCATTATTCTTGACTATGAGGAAGATAGGGAAGTTCCAATCATTTTAGGGAGGCCATTTCTTGCCACGGGAAGGACTTTGATAGATGTTGAAAAAGGAGAGCTCACCATGAGAGCTCAAGATGAGCAAGCCACATTCAAGTTTTCCATCCCATACGTGGCCCGGATGCAATAG
- the LOC133038093 gene encoding uncharacterized protein LOC133038093 — translation MDPNMVEESKFKVSKKVRKKILLKEIAKDHEAQESKDKASIDSKKPPKKKRKKKKLSRKFRSQMFEVGQQVIFSNSLTKATHGRLDSRCDGSFLVVRVYPDGVVELRDALSRRKFLVKGQGVKFGGGEVNREKTSISLKDV, via the coding sequence ATGGATCCTAACATGGTTGAGGAGTCTAAATTCAAAGTTAGTAAGAAGGTGAGAAAGAAGATTCTCCTTAAAGAAATTGCTAAGGATCACGAGGCACAAGAAAGCAAAGACAAAGCATCTATTGACTCTAAAAAACCacccaaaaagaagagaaagaaaaagaagcttaGTAGAAAATTTCGGTCTCAAATGTTTGAAGTTGGGCAACAAGtgattttttcaaattctttAACGAAGGCTACTCATGGACGACTAGATTCAAGGTGTGATGGATCTTTCTTGGTGGTGAGAGTATACCCCGATGGGGTAGTGGAACTTCGTGATGCACTTTCAAGAAGAAAATTCTTAGTGAAAGGCCAAGGAGTGAAGTTTGGGGGTGGAGAGGTCAACCGAGAAAAGACCTCTATCTCTTTGAAGGATGTTTGA